One window of the Salvelinus fontinalis isolate EN_2023a chromosome 2, ASM2944872v1, whole genome shotgun sequence genome contains the following:
- the LOC129868055 gene encoding transmembrane protease serine 9-like isoform X2 — protein MEVYKALCLTLLVALFSKVSHSQLDVCGISPLNTRIVGGQDAPPGSWPWQASLQRSGRHFCGGSLINKEWVLTAAHCFPSISTSNLVVYLGRQSQQGSNPNEVSRTVTQIICHPNYSSSTNDNDMCLLKLSSSVTFTNYIQPVCLAAPGSSFYAGTTSWVTGWGTLSSGGSLPQNLQEVNVPVVGNRQCNCNYGVGSITDNMICAGLSAGGKDSCQGDSGGPIVSKQGTRWIQSGVVSFGNGCALANFPGVYARVSKYQTWINSQITSDQPGFITFSSSGTDSDLSVTCTTTTPAPVVCGSASASLNSRIGGGSSLATAGLWPWIASIQKNGAHVCGGTLVAVDSVMSDASCFSSQPNAFQWTVILGRLKQTGSNPNEVTLNVINITMSNLTGNNVAILRLASKPKLSNYIQPICVDQGTSNFNTGTKCWVAGWGTGQGGAEQVLQELQTSVVECVNVSSLDNICTGPVTLLQSDVGGPLMCKQGNSWFQTAVLTVDSSNATSSNTTSTSKARWSQSPRASTIQVFTKTSRFKNFLTTNLGTLLSPALAGGSSGASMAHSSFYLFLLFSLSFVLLLGWD, from the exons ATGGAAGTCTACAAAGCACTCTGTTTGACTCTACTAGTTGCCCTCTTTTCAAAAG TGTCTCACTCTCAGTTGGATG TGTGTGGAATCTCTCCTCTCAACACTAGGATCGTGGGGGGTCAGGATGCTCCTCCAGGGAGTTGGCCATGGCAGGCCAGTCTGCAGAGATCTGGCAGACATTTTTGTGGGGGATCCCTTATCAACAAAGAGTGGGTGCTGACTGCTGCTCACTGCTTTCCCAG CATCAGTACATCAAATCTGGTGGTCTACCTGGGTCGTCAGAGCCAGCAGGGCTCCAACCCTAATGAAGTGAGTCGTACGGTCACTCAGATCATCTGCCACCCCAACTACAGCAGTAGTACCAACGACAACGACATGTGTCTGCTGAAGCTCTCCTCCTCCGTGACTTTTACCAACTACATCCAGCCAGTCTGCCTAGCTGCACCAGGCAGCTCCTTCTATGCTGGCACTACTAGCTGGGTCACAGGCTGGGGCACCCTCAGCAGTGGAGGAT CTCTACCACAGAACCTACAGGAGGTGAATGTGCCAGTAGTGGGAAACAGGCAGTGTAACTGTAATTATGGAGTTGGCTCCATCACTGACAACATGATCTGTGCTGGTCTATCAGCAGGAGGAAAGGATTCCTGTCAG GGGGACTCGGGAGGTCCGATTGTGAGCAAACAGGGTACTCGCTGGATCCAGTCTGGCGTTGTGAGTTTTGGCAACGGCTGTGCTCTGGCAAATTTCCCTGGTGTGTACGCCAGAGTTTCCAAGTACCAGACCTGGATCAACAGCCAGATTACCAGTGACCAGCCAGGCTTCATCACCTTCTCATCCAGTGGGACTGACTCTGACCTCAGTGTCACctgcaccaccaccacacccgCAC cTGTGGTGTGTGGCAGCGCTAGCGCCTCTTTGAACTCCCGTATTGGTGGGGGAAGCTCGTTGGCGACAGCAGGCTTGTGGCCCTGGATAGCCAGCATACAGAAAAACGGAGCACACGTTTGCGGGGGCACGTTAGTGGCGGTGGACTCTGTCATGAGCGACGCTAGCTGCTTCTCAAG CCAACCCAACGCCTTTCAATGGACCGTGATCCTGGGTCGTCTGAAGCAAACCGGCTCCAACCCTAACGAGGTAACCCTGAATGTTATCAACATCACCATGAGCAACTTGACGGGCAACAACGTGGCCATCCTCCGACTGGCTAGCAAACCCAAGTTGTCTAACTACATCCAGCCTATCTGTGTGGACCAGGGAACCAGCAACTTCAACACAGGGACTAAGTGCTGGGTGGCTGGCTGGGGCACTGGCCAGGGTGGGG CTGAGCAAGTCCTGCAGGAGTTGCAGACCTCTGTTGTGGAATGCGTGAATGTTTCATCTTTGGACAACATTTGCACCGGACCTGTGACACTATTGCAG AGTGATGTGGGTGGTCCTCTGATGTGTAAGCAGGGCAACTCATGGTTTCAGACTGCTGTGTTGACTGTCGATAGCAGCAACGCCACAAGCAGCAACACCACTAGCACTAGCAAAGCACGATGGAGCCAGAGTCCTCGCGCCTCCACCATCCAAGTCTTCACCAAAACCTCCCGCTTTAAGAACTTCCTAACTACCAATTTGGGAACCCTCCTATCCCCCGCCTTAGCTGGTGGCAGCAGTGGAGCTTCCATGGCCCACTCCTCCttctatctcttcctcctcttctccctctcctttgtcctcctgTTGGGCTGGGATTGA
- the LOC129868055 gene encoding transmembrane protease serine 9-like isoform X1: MYQGMTSGSEQDSEPELRGDVTEPLPTASNTRYAVPKGPNVSHSQLDVCGISPLNTRIVGGQDAPPGSWPWQASLQRSGRHFCGGSLINKEWVLTAAHCFPSISTSNLVVYLGRQSQQGSNPNEVSRTVTQIICHPNYSSSTNDNDMCLLKLSSSVTFTNYIQPVCLAAPGSSFYAGTTSWVTGWGTLSSGGSLPQNLQEVNVPVVGNRQCNCNYGVGSITDNMICAGLSAGGKDSCQGDSGGPIVSKQGTRWIQSGVVSFGNGCALANFPGVYARVSKYQTWINSQITSDQPGFITFSSSGTDSDLSVTCTTTTPAPVVCGSASASLNSRIGGGSSLATAGLWPWIASIQKNGAHVCGGTLVAVDSVMSDASCFSSQPNAFQWTVILGRLKQTGSNPNEVTLNVINITMSNLTGNNVAILRLASKPKLSNYIQPICVDQGTSNFNTGTKCWVAGWGTGQGGAEQVLQELQTSVVECVNVSSLDNICTGPVTLLQSDVGGPLMCKQGNSWFQTAVLTVDSSNATSSNTTSTSKARWSQSPRASTIQVFTKTSRFKNFLTTNLGTLLSPALAGGSSGASMAHSSFYLFLLFSLSFVLLLGWD, encoded by the exons TGTCTCACTCTCAGTTGGATG TGTGTGGAATCTCTCCTCTCAACACTAGGATCGTGGGGGGTCAGGATGCTCCTCCAGGGAGTTGGCCATGGCAGGCCAGTCTGCAGAGATCTGGCAGACATTTTTGTGGGGGATCCCTTATCAACAAAGAGTGGGTGCTGACTGCTGCTCACTGCTTTCCCAG CATCAGTACATCAAATCTGGTGGTCTACCTGGGTCGTCAGAGCCAGCAGGGCTCCAACCCTAATGAAGTGAGTCGTACGGTCACTCAGATCATCTGCCACCCCAACTACAGCAGTAGTACCAACGACAACGACATGTGTCTGCTGAAGCTCTCCTCCTCCGTGACTTTTACCAACTACATCCAGCCAGTCTGCCTAGCTGCACCAGGCAGCTCCTTCTATGCTGGCACTACTAGCTGGGTCACAGGCTGGGGCACCCTCAGCAGTGGAGGAT CTCTACCACAGAACCTACAGGAGGTGAATGTGCCAGTAGTGGGAAACAGGCAGTGTAACTGTAATTATGGAGTTGGCTCCATCACTGACAACATGATCTGTGCTGGTCTATCAGCAGGAGGAAAGGATTCCTGTCAG GGGGACTCGGGAGGTCCGATTGTGAGCAAACAGGGTACTCGCTGGATCCAGTCTGGCGTTGTGAGTTTTGGCAACGGCTGTGCTCTGGCAAATTTCCCTGGTGTGTACGCCAGAGTTTCCAAGTACCAGACCTGGATCAACAGCCAGATTACCAGTGACCAGCCAGGCTTCATCACCTTCTCATCCAGTGGGACTGACTCTGACCTCAGTGTCACctgcaccaccaccacacccgCAC cTGTGGTGTGTGGCAGCGCTAGCGCCTCTTTGAACTCCCGTATTGGTGGGGGAAGCTCGTTGGCGACAGCAGGCTTGTGGCCCTGGATAGCCAGCATACAGAAAAACGGAGCACACGTTTGCGGGGGCACGTTAGTGGCGGTGGACTCTGTCATGAGCGACGCTAGCTGCTTCTCAAG CCAACCCAACGCCTTTCAATGGACCGTGATCCTGGGTCGTCTGAAGCAAACCGGCTCCAACCCTAACGAGGTAACCCTGAATGTTATCAACATCACCATGAGCAACTTGACGGGCAACAACGTGGCCATCCTCCGACTGGCTAGCAAACCCAAGTTGTCTAACTACATCCAGCCTATCTGTGTGGACCAGGGAACCAGCAACTTCAACACAGGGACTAAGTGCTGGGTGGCTGGCTGGGGCACTGGCCAGGGTGGGG CTGAGCAAGTCCTGCAGGAGTTGCAGACCTCTGTTGTGGAATGCGTGAATGTTTCATCTTTGGACAACATTTGCACCGGACCTGTGACACTATTGCAG AGTGATGTGGGTGGTCCTCTGATGTGTAAGCAGGGCAACTCATGGTTTCAGACTGCTGTGTTGACTGTCGATAGCAGCAACGCCACAAGCAGCAACACCACTAGCACTAGCAAAGCACGATGGAGCCAGAGTCCTCGCGCCTCCACCATCCAAGTCTTCACCAAAACCTCCCGCTTTAAGAACTTCCTAACTACCAATTTGGGAACCCTCCTATCCCCCGCCTTAGCTGGTGGCAGCAGTGGAGCTTCCATGGCCCACTCCTCCttctatctcttcctcctcttctccctctcctttgtcctcctgTTGGGCTGGGATTGA